The following proteins are encoded in a genomic region of Montipora foliosa isolate CH-2021 chromosome 10, ASM3666993v2, whole genome shotgun sequence:
- the LOC137972512 gene encoding uncharacterized protein, translating into MIEMLMTIKTVIRAVTIALGSLPDDDNYEEDDHGHNGDDDFDDNDDDDVDHDDDDDVDHDDEDDDDDDDDGNDVDDDGDDNDDDYDDDVVDDDDDDDVDDDDDNTGDKDDDDDDVMMSMVPNDDDDDDDDDDYDDNNDDDNDDDVM; encoded by the exons ATGATAGAGATGTTGATGACGATAAAGACGGTGATTAGGGCTGTAACGATTGCGCTGGGCTCTTT GCCTGATGATGATAACTATGAAGAGGATGATCATGGTCATAATGGCGACGACGACTTTGACgacaatgatgacgatgatgttgaccacgatgacgacgatgatgttGACCACGATGATGaggacgatgacgatgacgatgacgatggtAACGATGTTGATGACGACGGCGATGACAACGACGACGACTATGACGACGATGTTGtggacgacgatgatgacgatgatgttgacgacgacgatgacaaCACTGGTGATAaggacgatgacgatgacgatgtgATGATGTCGATG gtccctaatgatgacgacgatgatgacgacgacgacgactacgacGACAACAATGACgacgataacgatgacgatgTGATGtag